A stretch of Plasmodium knowlesi strain H genome assembly, chromosome: 1 DNA encodes these proteins:
- a CDS encoding ring-exported protein 3, putative — protein sequence MSSVSSRIFLFMSCIICLCSKEYDTFFCRSSSTSYSRNLSEKPLKNEWNTVVGGTLEGEDGTTDHVSSAYLQGTPSDCNDASNEGYDKLSKLEDKLKEEWNELSMMEIEDWFNVIVGAVDTLTTEYDSSNVMEDKGSSWSKLIKMLTAFREAEIKENNAIFAKFLDYLREKREKEPSDTLTEEEENIWNDIKLLKQEKDAKWKEYHVGTWKYWFQKEFPTGKQIKNE from the exons ATGTCGAGCGTTTCTTCTAGAATTTTCCTATTTATGTCATGTATAATCTG TCTTTGCAGCAAGGAATACGACACCTTCTTCTGCAGATCGTCTAGCACGAGCTACAGCAGAAATTTGTCGGAGAAGCCTCTGAAGAATGAATGGAATACAGTAGTTGGGGGCACCTTAGAAGGGGAGGATGGCACCACGGACCATGTAAGCAGTGCATATTTACAAGGAACTCCCTCAGATTGCAACGATGCATCCAATGAAGGGTACGATAAGCTTTCCAAGTTGGAGGACAAATTGAAAGAAGAGTGGAACGAACTATCCATGATGGAAATAGAAGATTGGTTTAATGTCATAGTAGGAGCTGTTGATACATTAACTACAGAATATGATTCCTCCAACGTTATGGAAGATAAGGGAAGCAGTTGGTctaaattaataaaaatgttaactGCTTTTCGAGAAGCAGAAATTAAGGAGAACAATGCCATTTTCGCGAAATTTCTGGATTACTTgcgagaaaaaagggaaaaagaaccaaGTGATACTTTAactgaagaggaagaaaacatcTGGAATGATATCAAACTAttaaaacaagaaaaagatgCGAAGTGGAAAGAATACCACGTGGGAACTTGGAAATATTGGTTCCAGAAGGAATTTCCCACAGGGAAGCAGATAAAGAATGAATAA
- a CDS encoding tryptophan-rich antigen: MVSYQYLRLFILSSAVLSIHASTNNVELGNDADHVVKTADPSNINVALEGTTKNAEYKEEIKEEVKDKTAGFPLKPEDLGAAVPKFTDWTTFKQSLEDDWEGFKNKLNETREGWMQKSNDEWANWINSIENKRSEYNQVPTEEKDTPTLKKQDCKDSTWKKLFSTKRKFGTHSKLKKWLDDIHSNLFKLLLKDIKQFKDKKIKEWLMFHWKMNEKDADYKSFGVMRTGKILNLAQSRKWYSANPHIDKQRRELMSWFYHKENEYLGQEWEKLAHWKNEKVDIINSVCARGSIYNTPKRIKIE; encoded by the exons ATGGTTTCATATCAATATTTaagattatttattttgtcttctGCTGTTCTTTCCATTCATGCTTCAACA AACAATGTAGAATTAGGAAATGATGCAGATCATGTTGTAAAGACGGCGGACCCTTCAAACATCAATGTTGCATTAGAAGGAACTACAAAAAATGCAGAgtataaagaagaaataaaggaggaagtaaaggatAAAACCGCTGGGTTTCCATTGAAACCCGAAGATTTGGGAGCGGCAGTTCCAAAATTCACAGATTGGACCACATTCAAGCAAAGCTTAGAGGACGATTGGGAGGGATTtaagaataaattaaatgaaaCAAGAGAAGGATGGATGCAAAAAAGTAATGACGAGTGGGCGAATTGGATTAACTcaattgaaaataaaaggtcAGAATATAATCAAGTcccaacagaagaaaaagacacTCCAACATTGAAAAAACAGGATTGTAAGGACAgtacatggaaaaaattgttcagcacaaaaagaaaattcggAACTCATtcaaagttgaaaaaatggTTGGATGACATTCAttctaatttatttaaacTTCTTCTTAAAGATATAAAACAATTTAAAGACAAGAAAATCAAGGAATGGTTAATGTTCCACTGGAAAATGAACGAAAAGGATGCTGATTATAAATCATTTGGAGTTATGCGAACAGGGAAAATTCTAAATTTGGCTCAATCTAGAAAATGGTACAGTGCAAATCCGCATATAGATAAACAAAGAAGAGAACTCATGTCGTGGTTTTATCATAAGGAGAATGAATATTTAGGACAAGAATGGGAAAAGTTGGCTCATTGGAAGAATGAGAAGGTTGATATAATTAATTCAGTGTGTGCACGCGGAAGTATCTACAATACGCCTAAACGAATTAAAATAGAATGa